The Metarhizium brunneum chromosome 3, complete sequence DNA window CGCTACCGTTGTTCACGGCCGTTGCAGCCGCCGGCACACTCCTCTTCATAACGCAACAACAGGAATGGACTAGGAAACTGGCTATTGGGGCATTTGCCGTCGTTTTTGGCATCCAGATGGTCATCTACTCCATCTACAGCTTGTTCATATATCCCTTTTTCTTGTCGCCGTATCGTCACTTGCCCAAGCCCCCCGGCGGCGATTATCTCTTTGGGCACACGAGACAGATGGTAAAAGAAGGCCTGGGAACAACCGCAAGAAAATGGTGAGTACGCAGTGTCCCCATCCCGTCCATCTCTTGATGAGcccgcggccatggccatctaACCTGTGTCAGGATCGCGTCGATCCCCAACGACGGCTTCATCCACATTCGCTGGGCATTCAACCGCGAAATGCTTCTCGTCACGTCGCCGCAGGCGCTGTCGGAAATCCTCGTCGCCAAAAGCTACGAGTTTGCCAAACCCCAGTTCCTCCGCGACACCCTGGGCCCCGTCATCGGGCACGCCCTGGTCCTCGCCGAGGGGGACGCGCACAAGCTCCAGCGCCGCAACCTGATGCCCGCGTTTGCGTTCCGCCACATCAAGGACCTGTACCCGCTCTTCTGGCAAAAGTCGCGAGAGGTCGTACGGGTCATGACGGCCGAGTGCGATGGCCTGGGCGTCTTGAACATGGAGGCAGGGGCCTGGGCGTCGAGGTGTACGCTGGACGTCATTGGGACCGCTGGGCTGGGGAGGGACTTTGACGCCATTCACGACGACCACAACGAGTTGGTGGAGACGTATATGACGCTTTCGCATCCCTCCAAGACCGATAGGATCCTCATGATATTGGCCGACTTTGCGGGCTTGTTTGTGCCTGTGAAGCCGTTTCTCAACGTGCCGTTTCCGAGACTGCGGCAGGTCCAGCGGTCATCCAACATGATCCGCGATGTTTGCCGGGACgtcatccaggccaagaagcagaagctcgAAAAGGGCCAGCTCAACGACGTGGATATCGTGTCCATAGCTCTGAGGAGCGGTGTATTTTCGGAggacgagctcgtcgaccAAATGATGACGTTCCTGGGCGCCGGGCATGAAACGACCGGGTCGGCGCTGACGTGGGCGATATATGCCCTGTGTCGGTTTCCCGACATCCAGAGCCGTCTCCGTGACGAGATCCGCGCCAACTTGCCGTCTGTCGATGAAGAGACAGACATTACCAGCGCGGACATTGACAAGCTGCCCTACCTCAACGCCGTGTGTAACGAAGTGCTGCGAATGTACAGCCCCGTGCCGCAAACCTTCCGCGACGCCGTCTGCGATACCAGCGTGCTGGACCGCCGCATCCACAAGGGCACGCGGCTCATCCTCGCGGCATGGGGCACCAATGTCGATACCGCGCTTTGGGGCGCCGACGCTGGCGAGTTCAACCCGGAACGGTGGTTATCAGTCAACGACGGGGGCGAGCACTCGGTCAAAAGGGCCTCGCTGGGCGGAGCAAGCAGCAATTATGCCCTGTTGACGTTCTTGCATGGGCCGAGGAGCTGTATTGGGCAGGCGTTTGCCAAGTCTGAGTTTGCATGCTTGCTGGCTGCGTGGGTTGGGCGGTTTAGATTTGAGTTGAAGGACTCGAGGTTGATGGATGAGGAAAACATGGTGTTTGAGCAGTTGGTCACGGTGAAGGCTGTGGAGGGGTTGTATGTGAAAGCTACGGTTGTGCCGGGGTATTGAAGGAACTGTATTTATTGTGATTAGCTGATGATGTTAATTTGCTTGCTGCGTTTTGTATGTATCCGAATTTGGCTCGTGGTGTCTGTCGTTGAAGGTCGATTCTAACGTACCTAGTACTCAACACACGCATGTCgaaagaagacaaaaaaagaggatCAGGGGCTTCTGCAGCCAGACCGCCAAGGAAATGCATGAACTTGTGGTCCGATGAAAATCTGGGCTTGCCGTCTGCATTGCGTGTTGCCCAGTGGCTTGAAGGCTTCGCCTTTTCGCTTTTGTCAGCATTTCCCGTCGGCCCATGATGCCAAGAGGCATAGACTCCAAGCACCCAGATCCTGGTTAATAGAATCTTCATTAATACATGCAAAGACTCagtacgtagtactagtCAGTCTCACACACGCCTCGCCTTGGTGCATTTGAGGCTCTGGTGATGTATTGTACGTATCACATTGTACATCTCTCCACAGAGTTCACGATGGGCTCAAAATCCACCGTCGCCCCCATGGTGATCGGATCAAATCATTGATACTTTGATAATAGTGGGCGTTTGCAGGCAATATTTGTACTGATCAGCGCTGATTATCCATTGGCGCGAATCTTTATAGCCTCGACCCAGGCAAGGGGACCCAAGACACAACACCCGTGGCCTTGTACGAGTCTGtgtcactttttttttgttcaatGCGGAACGTCCAGGTGCATAATCTCTTTAGCGGGCGTCGGCACATCCCACATGGCAAATGGGCCCTCAGCCGCAATCATTCTTCAAGGCGACGATCCCTTGGTGGCCAGGAGTCCAGGACACGACAAGAGCCCGAATGCCGAAGCTCGCGTTACTCCGAGCAAAATCCGATGGCAAAAGAAACAACATTTTAAATATACGCGACAGCTGCTGCAAGGCGCGTAAGCACTTGACGTTTTGGACAGACTGAAATTCATCCATTTGCATAgatgggtacggagtacggagtcgtcgtacggagtatttccTTGCGACTTGAGGGTTGGTGGGGACTGCGGATTGGAGCCTGGAAGACGGAGATGTAGGAATGAGCACAGAGAATTATTAGAGTAGAACGGTGGTATAGTTGGTTATTTATCGGGTAGGGCTGGAGATGACATGGTGGTCCCTGATTGATGGTTTGATGGGCGTCTGGCGTGATGTCCGGTATACATGATGACACCCACGATTTCTGATGCTGTTAATACCAGACTGTCGAGAAATCTTCTTCTGTATGCAGATGGATATACAATATTGTAATATCAGGCCCATGGACACCTCAGTGCCCTTGAAATCGCACACTGCTTAGTTGCACGCCGCCCCGTATAATTACATAGCAAGCAAGTAGCTCTTGCAGATGAAACTGTCAATTGATCAGGCAGGTGGGCAACATTAGGGAACCCCACCTTTTACGGTCCAGTGCTTGTCATCCCTCCCTTCATCTTACGGTGCCAACGATGCAAGTATGTACTGTTCCGTatattgtactccgtagaccgTAATGCTTTGCCGGCTGACGATGAGTCTCTGCCAGGTCTCACCTTGACGACAGTCTCCGCCTTAAGCCCGTGCCATTGTATGAACTTTCGTTGCGCCGAGATGCAGCCATCATTGAACGCTTACTAATGGCGCGCACTGTGGCCTGTCCACGAACTGGCCGCGACACATTGGGTCTGATGGATCCAGCCAagtggaacattgaaaccagTCGGCCCCTCAAGCCCAATTGGTAGGCACCTCGAACCAGACGGACGAAAGGCCTGCGCGCGCCCGCGCCGTCCAGCCGCCAGTCATCAATGGCATTGGATTGGCCGGACGAGGCCCCAACTTTCAAATGTCAATTAGGCACTGGGCCATCGTGTCGCCTGGTAACCACTCAGGCATGCGCTGGAGTGCTCGCCGCTAGTCATGGTTTTATGTGCCGGTTGATGCAATGCTCGTACATCCGAGACGGCACGGCTATTGCTGCCATCCCAGAGCATCTCGAAATATAAAACCAAACGCCTCAGACATTCCCGTTCTTCCATGACGTCGTCGTATTCGTCCCGTGTCCGTTCCGTTTTCATCCCGTCATTGATCCTACTTGTGTAAGTACAGGACATCCTTGTCGAGTCAATATCTAGTACTTAGGTACGTACAGCAAAAGGTCTGGCGCCTTCCATGTTCACCGGCTTGTTCCCGCTAGTTTCCGCCTCCCCTCTGTAGTTACTACATACTTTACTTTATGTAGTCATCCATTTGCCCATTCCAAGTCAAAGAGACCATGCCTTTTTCTCATCCACCCCAGCTCCCCGACCTGTCTCTTACGATTGCTGACTTGCTGTCGGTTCATAGAAGTCCACATCTGGTGTCTTGTTGCCGTATAGTTGAAGTCGCAGCTTGCAACTGCGTCGATCTGTACCACACGACGCAACGTAAAGGGGAGGGCTGAGACAAAACCGGTTCTCAGCGCCGCCAGTTCAAGACACCACGGGCTGAAAAGGGGAATTTAAGACCGCATCGCCCGGCATGGCGTCTCATTCATCGACGCCCACCACGACAGATACGTGGACCGGTTCTGGGAAGACCGGCGACGTCGAGCGAGACGGCGACATCCATGGCTCCAAAACTCATCGCTTCATTGAGAAGCACTCACAGGCGCCTCACACGCCATCCGAACCCCCAAGTCCAACTTCAGACACCGGCCCATCAGGAAATGAAGCACTGGCAGAACCAGAAGCCGGGCGCACCAATGTCGAGACCTTCCTCGTTGTCCTGGCTCTGTGTCTGGCGctcttcctcgccgccctcgacatgaccatcatcaccaccgccatcccGACGATATCGAGCACCTTCAACTCCAGCCTGGGCTACATCTGGATCGGCTCCGCCTACCTCCTCGGCAATGCCACCTTTGTGCCGACATGGGGCAAGATTTCAGACATTTTCGGCCGGAAACCCGTCCTCAttggtgccgtcgtcatcttctggATCGGCTCGCTCCTGTGCGCCGTGAGCAATAGCATGGGCATGCTGATTGCCGCGCGAGCTATTCAGGGCATCGGTGGCGGCGGGACCATTGTGCTGCCCAACATTTGCATCTCAGACTTATTCTCTATGCGCAAGCGTGGCATGTACTTTGGCATTCTCGGCGGTGTATGGGCCATTGCATCTGCCGTTGGCCCTGTACTCGGAGGTGTCTTCACGAGCAAAGTGTCGTGGAGGTGGTGCTTCTACATCAACCTGCCCCTGTCGGgcgtcggcatcctcatTTTGATCTTTGTGCTGAAGCTGCATAACCCGAGGACGCCCGTGAAGCAGGGCTTGCTGGCGATTGACTGGGCCGGAAGCTTGCTGATCATCGGCGGCACTCTCATGTTCCTCTTTGGCCTGGAGTTTGGCGGTGTCCAGCACCCCTGGGACTCGCCCACCGTCATCTGTCTGATTGTTTTTGGCGTCATCACCATTGGCCTTTTCGTCGTCTACGAATCCATGTTTGCCAAATACCCCATCATGCCGATCTCGCTGTTCCGCCATCGAACCAGCGTCGCCTCCTTCTCGCTCTCCTTCATGCACGCCTTCACCTTCATGGGCGGGAGTTACTGGCTGCCTCTGTACTTCCAGGCCGTCATGGGCGCGACGTCCCTTCTCTCGGGCATCTACTTGCTCCCCTTTGTGCTGTCGCTCTCCATCACCTCTGCGAGCTTTGGCATCATCATTAAGCGCACAGGTAACTACAAGATCCCAATCATGTTTGGCCTCGCCGTCATGACGCTCGGTTTCGGCCTCCTCGTCAGCCTGGGCGACGACCGAAACTGGGCCAAGATCGTCATCTTCCAAATCATTGCCGGCATCGGTGTCGGCCCCAATTTCCAGTCCCCCCTCATCGCCCTGCAGACCAACGTTGAGCCGCGCGACATTGGGTCAGCAACAGCTAGTTTCGGCTTCCTCCGCCAGCTGGGCACCTCCATCTCggtcgtcgccggcggcgtcatTTTCAATAACCAGATGAAAGCTCAGGCTGGAACCTTGCAGCGTGAGCTTGGCCCGCAGCTGGCCAGCATGTTTAGTGGTTCTCGTGCCGCCGCCAGTGTGCACCTTGTCAGAACTTTACagggccatgatgctgcggTGGTGAAGAACGCCTACTGGAATTCGCTGCAGAAGATGTATATTCTGTTTACGTGCACTGCCTTTGTGGGCTTTTTGATGAGTTTTGCTGTGAAGCAGAAGAGTTTGAGCAAGGACCACACCGAGCACAAAACTGGGTTGCAGTCTTTGAAGCAGAGGAACGACGGCAGTGCTGCTGAGCCCGCAGGTAAAGAAGCCTCTTGAGAAACGAGGACCAAAAAGGGCATTTTGAGCGTTTCAACATACGATGCGTGATTTACTGTCATGGGCGGCGTTTGGTGTTGGGAAATGCATTGGGTGCGTGAGCATATACTTTacctgtacatacatgtagaTATTCAAATGTGGGCGCAAAATCATTGCACAGCTTGCTCTCTCGAAAAGGGGTCATGCCCCTTGTTGATTGATCTGAAAGTCATGAATGCTGCATGTTTGTAGGGGAAAGTTGATGTGCGACCAAAAAGAGCCCTGCATGGCACAGGACCCTGGTATAATGAATGCTTCGTTTTTTTGTTGCACATTTGGTCTAGCGGTTACAGAGTACCAATAAAGTTTAGATATCATAAACTGTTACGAAAAGTGGAAGAACTTTAAGATAGTAAATGTTGCCATCTCTTGCATCCATTGCAAGAAGCTATCCAGCTTTGAActctcttttttccctcAAATCGACGTCTCATGTTGCGGGGGACGTGAGCACACTCATCACTTCCAACCTGGATAATTGAAAATTCAACGGCACTACTATACTGCCGTCagggggttttttttttggcctctTACGAAAGCATACAGTCGGCTGTATTGGCCAAACTGTTGCGTCATTCGGTCGGACTAGACGAGTTAGACGACCTAGGCGAGGTAGACGAGATGAGGCCACTGCAACGGTGGCGGTTGTCAGGGCAACAGCTGGTGTTGATGCAGAGCTCCTTCCTTAGTGCGGAGCTATTTACTTTGTGCTCACTTCCTGGGAACGTCGACATGGGCACCCCCTCCCGCGCAAGGATTGTGCACGACTCCATTCCACACCGATTTTTGCCATCTTTGGGCTTCTGAGTAACTCTACGTCCAGCGGTGATGGTTTTGTCCGTCATTGCATTTGATATCGTATatattttttgtttttcgcACCTGCCACACGTCCTCCCGATCCTCACCGCAACGACCGCGTCGTCCACGCGGATATcctggccaagctggcttcTCGACGAACTACGCGCTCCGACCGGGAGCTAAACCGGTCAACAATGGGCGCCAGTCTTCGCACTGCCGCTGGGAGCCGGAATGGTATCCCAAGACAGCCCGCTGGGAGGTCATCGACATTGAGGCAGCCGTCGTCCTTGAGCGCGGTCAGAGGGATCCCAGACCGCGCTGGCGCAGCGTCCCCAGCAGATTCTGTATCGACCACTGCAACAGGCGTGAAGCGCAAGGAGCGCGATTTCGAGTctgatgccggcggcggcggcggcggtagcGAAGAGACAAATATTAATGTTGTTGTGAGGTGTAGAGGACGGAGTGAACGCGAAGTCAAAGAGAACAGCACCGTGGTCGTGCAGGCGGACGGCGTCAAAGGAAGCGCTGTCGGGCTATTGCTGGGCCCGAATTCTCTGAGCAACAAGTCATATGCTTTCGATCGTGTTTATTCGGCCGCGGCAGACCAGGTCATGGTATTTGACGATACGGTCAGACCGATATTGGACGAGGTGTGTGGCTCAACTTGCACACGAATTGACTGCCTCTTGTTAACCAATTTTGCAGATGCTTGCTGGATACAACTGCACAATCTTTGCGTACGGCCAGACCGGCACGGGGAAAACATACACCATGTCGGGGGATATGACCGAGACGCTAGGCATACTCTCGGATCAAGCGGGCATCATTCCTCGTGTGTTGCATGAGTTATTCAATCAGCTCAAGGTTGATGATAGGGAGCATTGTGTGAAATGTTCCTTCATCGAGCTCTATAACGAAGAACTCCGCGATCTCCTATCTATTGAAGAAAGCGCAAAGTTAAAAATTTACGACGACGCGTCAAGAAAAGGGCATGCCTCTACGATCGTTCAAGGCATGGAGGAGAAGCATATTAAGAATGCTTCCGAAGGTATTAAGGTgcttcaagatggcagcTTGAAACGTCAGGTAGCAGCCACCAAGTGCAACGATCTCAGCTCTCGAAGTCATACTGTCTTTACTATCACCGCCTACGTTAAGAAGACAAATAACCAAGGTGTAGATGACTTCGTTAGTGCAGGGAAGCTTAACCTAGTCGACCTGGCTGGAAGCGAAAATATTCAACGATCTGGAGCGGAGAATAAGCgagctgctgaggctggtCTTATCAATAAATCGCTGCTAACTCTCGGCCGTGTTATTAACGCGCTGGTGGACCGAAATTCGCACATTCCCTACAGAGAATCTAAATTGACGCGCTTGCTGCAAGACTCACTCGGCGGGCGAACCAAAACTTGCATTATTGCCACCATCTCTCCAGCCAAGGCGAATCTTGAGGAGACGATTTCCACTCTGGACTATGCGTTTCGCGCCAAGAATATCAAGAATAAGCCTCAAGTGAACCCGATGCTTAACAAAAGGATGCTCTTAAACGAATTTGCTAATGAAATCGAGAAATTAAAGAGTGAGCTAATCTCAACGAGACAGCGCAATGGGGTGTATTTATCGAACGATGCGTACGAAGATTTGACTGCTCAAAATGAGTCTCGCCGCATTGTGCTGGAGGAGCAGAGTGCAAAGATTGAGACCCTGGAGACCAACTTGAGGAACAAAGTCCACGAGCTCTTTTCTATAGCCACGTCACTTATGGGATTAAGAAAGGATCACGATGGAATCAAAGCCCAGCTGGACAACACAAAGGGGGTTCTTGATCAGACGGAGATAGTGCTGTCCGCGACGCGCAGATCACTTGCAGAGGAGACACAGCTAAGAAAAGCACACGAGAAGACGGAGGAGAAGCTTACGGAAATCGGGGGGCAACTCATTAGCAACCTTCATAAAACGGTGAATGATGTTACTGGTCTCAGGGCAAAAAACAAACGAAAGTCAGACCTACAATCACTGAATCGAGCAGCTTGGAGCACATCACAATCGCAAGTCGCGGATGTCACGTCCATGGTTGAACGGCGAGTACTCGAATTTcaagaggaacaagaagagcATATCTCTAGTGTATCAAAACGAATGACCGCATTCGTGGATGAAGAACTGCGAAAGCTTTCAACCACGCAGACATTGTTGGATGAGCATCTATACCTGTTTACTGATTCaaagaagctgctgctggaaaAGCAGCAAAAGTCAAAGGGGGATATGGACGAAGTTTTGGATGAGATCAAAGTGGTTCGAGATACAGTTAAAGAGAAGGTTGGGGAGAGGCTTCAGGTCATGTCACAGGCCGCTGAAAAACTATCAGGAGATGTTTTGCAAGAGATGACAAACTTTCACACTCAAGTAAGTTGCTTCTTGAAGGACCCTTGTCGGAGTTCACTTTACTCACCAGCACTTGCAGCTCCATAACTCGTACAGTTCGCTTGGAAAGGACTTCAAATCCATATTTGAAGATCTCGTCAAACATATTACAGCACAGCGTAGTGAGGCCGACAGCTTACGGCGGCAGCTGCAAAGTGCCATGAATACAATTGCTTTACAAAATACCAGCCTTTCTAGGCGAGTCCAGGAAGCGCTAGACGAAGAGCGACGACAAACTGCCGAGGACCGCCAGAAGTTGATGATCCAGATTACCAGCTTGGTCAATTCCCAAGCTGATGCACAAGAGGCTCGCCTTGCCGATAGGGCAACTTTTATTCAGACAAGTGTTGCCGAATCTAATGCTTCTATGGAAGATGCGATGGCGCAATATACCCAAGGAATGGAGAGCTGGGATGGCAAGGAAAATGAGTTGATGGAAGAGGTCAAGAAGTCTCGCGAACAGTTAAAGATCAAGTTGAAGGACGACTGGACTTTAGCGAGCGACCAAAGCACGGCTATCCAAAACACGGCCAAGTCTATTCATGCCGAAACAGCGAGAGTTGCGGAAGACCAAACAGACGACTTTGATACACAAATGGAGGCACTGGACGACTTTGTCAACCGAGCTAAGACGGAAAGCGCTAGCCATCACGAATCTCATGGCCAGTCTTTACAGGCGCTGTCTAATACGGTGGAACAGTCGTTTGGTAACATCTCGGCGCACTTCAAGACAACGTTTGAAAGAGTCAAGAATCTTGGTGAAGGCATGGAGCTGGACACAAATGATTTGCGTGACGGCCTTGAACCGCTCGAGTCGCAAGTTTGCCAGCCGCTTGTCAACCTGCGTGAGGGCATCACATCTACCACCCTGCAAGAATACCAGCCCACGGGTGACACGCCTCAGAAAGCGACGTACCTTTTCCCTACGAAACTTCCTCGCACGGAACCTCACGATATCATCATTTCTAAGGTTGACGAGGAGCAGTCTTCACTCACGGGCGATGAGGTCAACGACAAGGACGACACTTCCATCATGTTTTCAGACATTGGGCACAAAAGCTCCCCCATCACGGCAACAAGGCAGTCCAACGTCGGCTTGTCGGACAAGAACATGAGTTTGCGCGAGGTCAATCCTAATGTGACGGCCAATCTAACCACCGGTGCACTCGCGTTTGATCCGAGAGCAAGCACAATGAGCATGCCTCCTGAACACACGATGCCTAGCTTTAAGAAACCACTTAAGGGAGTAAGAAGTGTTAGAAACCAGCCCGTACTGGCGGAAGGCAGGGAGAATCTCTTGGTGGGATTTGAGCAGAGTCTTTCTAGGAGGAAGAGTCCGAGGCTGAATTAGGAGTGACGCGCACTGGCGGCGCAAATTTCTGGACGGTGGTTTGTTTAGGGAGTTTGGGTAGACTGTGCTGGTTTGGGCggttcattcattcattcattcatttACTTTATTTCTGGCGTGGCTTGGACACCTGGGTTATTGAGCATTTAGATACCCGTTTCTTTACATGGTGAGCATGAAATTGATTTTGATTTCTTGAGTACGACATTCGTGCTGAGGGCGGTGCATATTACCGGTCTACGTGGGAAGTTGTTTGCGCCAGAAATGTCACGATACCCGTCGGCGACtaagtggacgagccactttCCACTTCGTTGCCAACGGGTCATGCTATTATTCTAAATGCTAATCACAGTGAATAACCGTTGCTTTTAGCCATTGAGGCTAGCTGAGTACAGTACTACGTCAATGTTGACCGCTCGCATCGACTCGGTTGATGCGCCGTAATTCTCATGAACTACCCGGTTGCGAGACACATCTACATTCTGGAAATGTGCATCACATGAATATAGCAGGGACGCAACACGCAGTAGcttatagtattttatattgACGCCAGACCTAACACAGCCTGCCATCATCCAGTCGCTCACAAGTCCTCCCAATCCCCATGGACCGATACGCCTTGAagaaaaagtatatatatataaagccAGAGTAAAACAGAACGCTCATGTTAACCATGTTTGACAAAAAAACAGGCCGTTTAGGGATTCTCGTTTCGACATGTAAAGATCCCTCTTTTCACCAGTTCCCAACTCgatgagaaaaagaagaaaaagaccAAAACAGGTGCTCCCAAGTTTATCCGTCCCTAGCCCTCTGTGGATGCAAAATCGTGAGGATGTGCCTAATTGAAAATAATACCGGGAACCATATAGTTTCGCCTGCCCTCCCAAGGAGGTTTCCGTTCCCAACGCCATGCAAAAACTGAAATGAAAgattttttccttcttgggGATTTGGATTTTTTTCTCTCAAGATTGAGAGGTGGTTGGTAATGAGTTCTGTGCTCCTAATTGCTGTTTGGATGAGACTATAGTTGAGGGTTATGAAAAGGATGCCTGTGTCCCAAGTGGTTTCTTGTCTGTTCGTTGAGAGGTTCGAGGCAGAACAAGTGTCGATCCAGGGCGTGTTGGTAAGAATCTCGTATAGCTTATGAATGTGTTGTCCGGTAGCTTGTACCAACACGTGTAATGATGATATTCACGGTGAAAACGTAT harbors:
- the bimC gene encoding Kinesin-like protein bimC, coding for MGASLRTAAGSRNGIPRQPAGRSSTLRQPSSLSAVRGIPDRAGAASPADSVSTTATGVKRKERDFESDAGGGGGGSEETNINVVVRCRGRSEREVKENSTVVVQADGVKGSAVGLLLGPNSLSNKSYAFDRVYSAAADQVMVFDDTVRPILDEMLAGYNCTIFAYGQTGTGKTYTMSGDMTETLGILSDQAGIIPRVLHELFNQLKVDDREHCVKCSFIELYNEELRDLLSIEESAKLKIYDDASRKGHASTIVQGMEEKHIKNASEGIKVLQDGSLKRQVAATKCNDLSSRSHTVFTITAYVKKTNNQGVDDFVSAGKLNLVDLAGSENIQRSGAENKRAAEAGLINKSLLTLGRVINALVDRNSHIPYRESKLTRLLQDSLGGRTKTCIIATISPAKANLEETISTLDYAFRAKNIKNKPQVNPMLNKRMLLNEFANEIEKLKSELISTRQRNGVYLSNDAYEDLTAQNESRRIVLEEQSAKIETLETNLRNKVHELFSIATSLMGLRKDHDGIKAQLDNTKGVLDQTEIVLSATRRSLAEETQLRKAHEKTEEKLTEIGGQLISNLHKTVNDVTGLRAKNKRKSDLQSLNRAAWSTSQSQVADVTSMVERRVLEFQEEQEEHISSVSKRMTAFVDEELRKLSTTQTLLDEHLYLFTDSKKLLLEKQQKSKGDMDEVLDEIKVVRDTVKEKVGERLQVMSQAAEKLSGDVLQEMTNFHTQLHNSYSSLGKDFKSIFEDLVKHITAQRSEADSLRRQLQSAMNTIALQNTSLSRRVQEALDEERRQTAEDRQKLMIQITSLVNSQADAQEARLADRATFIQTSVAESNASMEDAMAQYTQGMESWDGKENELMEEVKKSREQLKIKLKDDWTLASDQSTAIQNTAKSIHAETARVAEDQTDDFDTQMEALDDFVNRAKTESASHHESHGQSLQALSNTVEQSFGNISAHFKTTFERVKNLGEGMELDTNDLRDGLEPLESQVCQPLVNLREGITSTTLQEYQPTGDTPQKATYLFPTKLPRTEPHDIIISKVDEEQSSLTGDEVNDKDDTSIMFSDIGHKSSPITATRQSNVGLSDKNMSLREVNPNVTANLTTGALAFDPRASTMSMPPEHTMPSFKKPLKGVRSVRNQPVLAEGRENLLVGFEQSLSRRKSPRLN
- the dotC_2 gene encoding Efflux pump dotC codes for the protein MASHSSTPTTTDTWTGSGKTGDVERDGDIHGSKTHRFIEKHSQAPHTPSEPPSPTSDTGPSGNEALAEPEAGRTNVETFLVVLALCLALFLAALDMTIITTAIPTISSTFNSSLGYIWIGSAYLLGNATFVPTWGKISDIFGRKPVLIGAVVIFWIGSLLCAVSNSMGMLIAARAIQGIGGGGTIVLPNICISDLFSMRKRGMYFGILGGVWAIASAVGPVLGGVFTSKVSWRWCFYINLPLSGVGILILIFVLKLHNPRTPVKQGLLAIDWAGSLLIIGGTLMFLFGLEFGGVQHPWDSPTVICLIVFGVITIGLFVVYESMFAKYPIMPISLFRHRTSVASFSLSFMHAFTFMGGSYWLPLYFQAVMGATSLLSGIYLLPFVLSLSITSASFGIIIKRTGNYKIPIMFGLAVMTLGFGLLVSLGDDRNWAKIVIFQIIAGIGVGPNFQSPLIALQTNVEPRDIGSATASFGFLRQLGTSISVVAGGVIFNNQMKAQAGTLQRELGPQLASMFSGSRAAASVHLVRTLQGHDAAVVKNAYWNSLQKMYILFTCTAFVGFLMSFAVKQKSLSKDHTEHKTGLQSLKQRNDGSAAEPAGKEAS